The window TCTCATCAAATCTTTCaatcttgcacacttggtaaattatatatatatatatatatatatatatatatatatatttgatgtgCCTTGCAGTATTAGCTCTAGTCAGACGTGATCTGAATCATTGTCCAGGTTAAAACAGCTTGGAATGTTACAACTTAGGAACAATTTCATTGGGTACCTCCCTAGAAAGAATTAAGCTTTCACAAGCTTGGATATTGTAGCTTGGGAAGAACCAATTGGGTACACATCCAAAAAAAACTCAAGCCCCCTGGCTCTATAAATAGAAATTTGGGAGCAACCCGTTTGAATACATCTTCTACCGACCAGCACAGCATAGAAGCATCCCCACGACGAAATGCCCTCAATTCACGCACCACAAGAGTATCCCTGCCTTTGAAAATCTCCCATGGAGCTCAACTATCTTTGGCTGTGAGAGCCTCCTACCTTTGGAGATCCCCTCTACACCTCAAAGAACCCTGCCTAAGGACATCTCCCCTAGATTATGACTCCTCCCGTGTGTCCTGTCATCCCACTTTATTACTTCCATCAACACCTATTTAATTAATAATCTCCAGGTGGTGCTATTATCTAAGCTGGGACACTACTATTGACGATGGAAGTCTCTCCAGAATTTGAATTCTTTTGGTCGTTTGACTTAATTATTCCCACCGGTTGAATTTGGAGCCCGCCGCTGACATTTCGATTCTTAGACAGAAAGAGGTGAGAATGGTGGAAAGACGACCAGTAATCATCTAAAAATGtacaaaaaagaaattaaaaaaaaattaatctagcTTGAACCAAACAGGAGGCGGCCACTTCAGTCGAGGATCGCCTGGTAAGATACTTGTGAATGTGTGATCGGTCATACTGTAGATGCCTACGTCAACGGGGAAAGGAaggcaactctgactttctcccGAAATACTTTGTTCTTCGATTCTCATGCTCCTTCGATGACGGTTAAAGAGTGTCAGTTCGTCGGTAAAATATATGGAATTAGGCCTCAAGTGTGGGAAATCGGATGCAGAGAGGCAAAGCGGGTGGTTGTCGCCCAAGAAGATGATCaactctcccaagtccttcactTGTTCTGTTCTTCTACTTAGAATCTCCTCCTCCAGTTGTAACCTGTAAACCTCGACAAAGACAGTGGGGTCATGCCTGCCCAGCTTCCTCTGAATGTTCAAGAGATCTCCTCGGGGAGTCTCGGCCAGGTAGTCAAAGTGGCAGTGATCAGGATCGGGCGGAGTGACCGGTGTAAATGTGGGCAGTTCGCCACGTCGAAGTCGGGCGTCGTCGATGACGCAAACTTGCACGGATCCTGAGATCGTGGTCGCGTACAGTTTGCCTTTGTGGAAGAGAATGTCCTGAAATTGATTCACATCATTTAACTGGAACCAACTGTCGTAGCCGGAGCGGGTGAAACAGATGCTGGGAATAAAATAGTGGATGAACACGACAGTGTAGTCATCTTCGAGCGAGGGATCAGCCGATAGGATTGCTTTGAAGGGAGGAGTTTCTATCAGCGATTCAGTCAATGGAAATTGTCGACGTGTTCGGATATTGGAGCGCTCATCGTTGTCGTGGATGATGTCGAGGTGATTGGAGACGACGGAGGGGAGGTCAATTTGCGAGCCGGTGATCGGGTTTAGTAGTTGAAACAGCCCCAAGCTGGTGTCGTATGTGATGACCCAGCCGTGAGCGGAGCCGAGAAGGAACCGGCGGCTTATGGGAGCGTCCGGGAGGGGGATGGTGTACTCCCTTCCCTCGTCGAGGGTGTAGAAGGTGGCGgcggaggagtccctgtcaggGCCGCCCCCGAACATGAGCCAGGGGCCCTGCCCCCGGAACTCGAAGCGTCTGCTGCGCGTGCGCACCTCGTGGGCGGCGGCTGACCACGAGACGCAGACGGCGGCGGAGCGAAGCAGCTGAGGAAGGGAGAGTTTGGAGAAGATAAGGGAAAAGAGATCCAAAGAAAGATCAACCCATCTGTCGCCGCAGCCATCGCCACCGCCACCGCCGGCCATTATAGAAAGATTCTCTGGTTACCCTGATTTTATAACCTTTTCGTTTGAATCTTTCTcaacaattttattttatttttactattttttaatagattgaaatagtaagaaaaaatAAACGGATTATATCATTAatgctttttttttattttaaagaaaccaaaaattaaattaatttattggcAATCTTATAAGATTAGATTGAAGTTGTCAGaattaaattacttttaaaattattggCAATCTTATAAACACacgttatttttaaaatttaagtcttttttatttttttaagaaaataaattatttaaattccaacTTTATAACCCCTTTAGTTAATAATGGTTTTacttttttcaaattattttattaaataaaatagtgTTTTCTAAAAGCTAATCTAATAATTtacttttctaaattattttattcAATGAAATAGTACAGTGCaataattaaattgataaaatataCATTTGATTGTAAAGAACCGGCATAAACGGACTATAGATAAACAACCAACTCTCACGCTACCATAATTCTCACGCTACCATAATTGTAGAATTATTAATTAGTATGAGTGGATGTTTTGTAGAATTATTAATTAGTATGAGTGGATGTTTGGTTGATGtatttaaaaatgagaaaatgaaatgatagtaaaagatgatATTTGAATTGTGAGTTTGGGAATGATAATTTAGGAATGATTTCTAAATTTATGGTAATCAACCAAGCTCATATAACTAGGTATATTTCAttttcattctcattctcattatattttactatcaaactcatatccATAATCATTTCTATCATTTAACCAAATACCACCTGAGTTTAATTCTAGGGAGGTTGTTAAACGTTCGGCATGTGACATATAGGTTAATTCGATTCTACGTGGAACGTAGATCCTTTTGATCGTAATTTATGAACCAGAGGATAAATTATTACATTCATTAATTGATGAGGATGGATCTtacctattaattaattaatttgtatgATCTATCCTCTAAATCATAAATTATGGTGTAGAGGATCCTGAGTGTTCTATATAATAGTACAGTCAAAATCTTCTGGATCGTAATTTATGGTTAGAAGACGAACCATTATCTATTAATTGATGGGAATAGATTCCATCTGTTAAATAGATGAGATTTATCCTTATCAATTAATCAACTTGTATGTTCTTGCTCAGGACAGTGGAGTGTGATAAATAAGAGCTAGTGTGATAAATCAGTTGCTCTTAGGGAacgaaaaattaaataatttttattgttttaaaaaGACAGACGTTATAAATGAATATCTATCTCTTGCTCATATTAAATTTGATATTAAACTAATTATTGACGTTGCTTTTAAATAGCAAAGGACTCTCAGTTAAGTGACTTATGCACATGGCTTGATCCTAAATCAAATACAACTCATTAATTTTGAAGATGATTGATTCTAACTTGAAAGTTTAAATATTTCATTAATTACTAAagtaaatctgaaaaatataaatGGATCATGATGGACGACCCAAACATCATGAATGATTCAAACATTCTGTGTAGGATCATAGGCACATGAGAGAGGAATCATGTGAATTTTAAAACACGttcttttttagttttttaaaattgagTGCGCAATCGAATACaattaagtaaaattaaaaaaaggaaaataaaacatgaatgattttacttggttcagagctttcgatgactcctactccaaaactcaAGTCATTTGGACCTTTCCGATAAATAATCCACTAATCAATCATAATCAAATACATGAATGAATAAGTAGGAAGTATAAACCTATATTTCCGTTATGCATAATTTAAAtgacttaaaaaaatattacaaccACGAATATGTAGAATTTGGTTAGCTCGGGTGTTGGAGTTGGTCTGTCTGCAGTAGTCAGGTATGGCAGTGTCGCAGTACAACAATAGTACGAGGTCGGAGCAACcggatgttggaccccgtggtagttttgatgtgatcaaccaagttggttaggtcctgttgtgtttgattcatgtgtctgagtgtgcaggagcttaggaacacaggaagtcgagtggaagacgcagctagcaagaaggacggcacgggaagggagccgacgggctatgtgcgtccgaaggacgagagagctgcggaagagtactccggtggacgtgaagagcgtgcgcggcgttcgaggggcgttaagccaggacggaaggctgctcgaggagaaggtcgggaattgagttcgggtgagccctattccggttggccgcaatcacccaaaagaacggagcgtcagaAGCTGAAGAAAGCAAACTGAAagtggagctgccagcttggaggcgcctccatcaggcttggaggcgcctccagcttgaaggcgccttcaaccttgttgaaggcgccttcaacaggtcaaagtgaCTGTTTCAagccgcggataaagttttatccactcacctcttggaggcgccttggacccttattggaggcgccttgaaccctcgatatcagatttccagaggctaattaaaggcccttggagctaggaattcataacaacttctacattcaactctgtaagcaattcctatcagtagttctgagcaattagagtgtaaaaggcttctccgccttcagcaaaggagaattttcttagtgcgcttttcactgtcctggattaacaaccctcttggttataaccaggttaaaattttgtttctgcttttatttcctgtctctattattttactactgcatttatttctgagttgaaatccgaggagggtagttttattttttgttttcagcaattcatcccctcttgtcggtctccgctgcacctacaccgGATAGTCAAGAAATTGTATAGAAGATGTGTATTCTGAATGCTACCACTGACCTCCTTTTAAACagtattggaggcacctccactAGCGCTTATCCGATCCGCAACCTTTGGTTTTTATATGCGCGAGGGCACCTCCATTagctctgaggcacctccaacgcaTTCTGAGACGCCTCCAATGTGCTCCGAGGCCCCTTCCCACAGCGAAACATTATCTTCAAATCTTATCTGCGCGAGGTACTCCCTCCTTGTCTAGGGCGTCTACATCTCGCTTCGAGATGTCTTCCTGCAACTCTGAGGCACCTCtagtactgttcatctgagactCATTTATGTATTTTAGCTCATGCAAAATGCGTTAGTCCAAACAACAAAGATAccttacaaaacagagttagtaaaataaaataataatattaattagatcatatcttactaagatcagaatctagtcatgatcccAACTTAGACCTCCAAAATGGGTTAAAGTTGGAGCAACGCCTACCGTCCCATTGGGACTCGTTatcactggatcactctcctcagtaattaccttacttaccattgcAAACTTACTTGACACTTGACCCATCAAGACCTCATGTCAGATGCCCCATAAGGACTTTAGCCAGTTATCAAGTCCCATGGACTCAACTGAGTTTCCTATCATATATCAATATATCTGGTCTTCCCATGCCAGTTATCAAGTCCTCCAGATCTAACTGGACTTCAGTCTTGTGTCAAGTCCTATCAAGTCTTtcagtcctgcacacttggtaaacgGATTAGAAAACACAATATCTAACATTTATCCATTTATCATTCATTAAAATATGAGTTTGACTATTAGTGAtaactgcaccaataatctcacTCTTTTTGCTGTAATGATGACCTgggttaaaattagaaaaatatgccAAAAAATAACATAATGtttaagagaaaagaaataaattagcaTTTTGTTCATTTTCTTAATCATTGTTGGGTTATGATTTTAAGATTTATCAGATTTTTCTTATCTTCAACTCTTTATCCTCCTCCTTTGATATTCATCAAAACATAAACGAAGCAGTATAAGTAAACAAGAGGAAGCAATCAATGGATATCCAAAAGAGTAGACATATATACTAAAAAGTAACCAGTAAGTAAGTCAAACATAtagtgttaggaccgaaaagtagctagagggggggggggggggggaatagctcttcgcgtgctcgttgctcggcgttgcttgtttctttaaagatgcgcagcggaaaatacagaaacaaaccacacaacgctaacaaggttggtttacttggtatccacctcacaagaggtgactagtccaaggatccacacctacacacacaccctccactaataaaactctcctttatggtaactaccaagggcggagaagccctacaagactcaatacaagaagaaagggaaaggtaatgaaatacaagattacaagcttacaatgagagcaaaaaaccctaaccctagtttcttcttcttgctttgatccgcctcttgacttggaagaacctccaagagccttcaagaactggcgatctcgagcttgagaagagctgtgaagaagctggtgaagatctgaaatgaatcggtgaagagatgccgaaggaaatgaacgcctgcggcttaaatcgacgctaacggtcgaatcccgatcgattggaatgctcccaatcgatcggggaggctttggatcgatccacggatcgatccagagcgcctccgtgcgatcggcggatcgatccacggatcgaacCAGCGCTTATCgacggcctcccaatcgatccagcgatcgattgggacctcgatcgatccaccgatcgatccgaggctTTTGGGaaaagcttggatcgatccactgatcgatccggaggcctggatcgatccactgatcgattcagaggctttctgtttgctgggaaaagcctgaatcgattgactgatcgatccactgatcaatccactgatcaatccactgatcaattcactgatcaatccactgattgattcagctcttgatttttacccaaaaccaagtcccaagcctcccaaaccaacatccggtcaaccatgacttgttggtacataaaacctagcatccggtcacccttgagcagctaggactctctcaacaagtgtccggtcaatctctttaacccacttggacttttctcttcttgtcaagtatccggtcaatccctaagacctacttggacttttcttcctcgtgtcaagtatccggtcaatccctttgacctacttggattctcaccagatgtctggtcaaccttgacccctctggatttcttctgcctggcttcactcaccaggactttcccaattgcctagcttcactcactaggacttcctttctgcctagcttcattcactaggattttcccttctacctagcttcactcactaggactttcacctggcttcactcaccaggattttcccttctgcctagcttcactcactaggacttcctttctgcctagcttcactcactaggactttcacctggcttcactcaccaggattttcccttctgcctagcttcactcactaggacttcctttctgcctagcttcactcactagaacttccttactgcctaacatcccagttaggacttcccagtcaagtatccggtcaaccttgacctacttgcctctttttcatccaacctgatcagaccctgatcagaggggaattgcaccagacaatctccccaaatgcacaattgcattgtcaaacatcgaaactcaaaccaagactcaagcttggtcaaccaggtcagccttgacctgagggatattgcaccaacaatctccccctttttgatgtttgacaataacacatttaagttaggctaatcccatagcctcaacctccttcatgccactaggtaatgaagacataagttaaacccttcattctcctcctaagagggcaaactccctctaggtaatgaagtcctaacttaaacccttcattctccccctattggcacacatcaaaccatgcctcatttttggacacacatcaacaaattcacttgttgaaaactctccccctgaagagttgctcatcgttgttcacaacttcactcgttgtgatcaatacGATAATGAAgaacttaaccctacattctcccccaatgtaggcaaatgcccatccttgagcattatccacttgaaaccacttgaacaatgaggatatccactccccattaaagttcaaacgctcaaccttgagcatatttttaaaagaaggttaaccaccttccaaggttcatgaaaaataggttTCATGCCCTTagtgagtaactccccctaaagacatggtggtaacttctgtcattgcaccaacaatgacttggaatccctaaacctttaggaaacctaaaattAGAAGTTtcgaggttcaaatattcaaaatttgaaacaaacctcaacctaaacttcaacttagccttccttaaccaatctatcattgttttccacacgaaaataccctttttatgtatacaaatgtattttcaggggtttggaatggttacctagactaaaataggttcaaaatgctgaaaataagctttcccagccaaaatccgcatcttcaatcgattggagttgggttccaatcgattgaaccctgctgaatcgatccactgatcgattcagtctacttggatcgatcggctgatcgatccagcgagcttctgctcgctagaattaccttctgaatcgatccactgatcgattcagacactccaatcgatccatggatcgatcggagctctgatagttgctgaaatttcatttcagtcaacttcagaaacctctagaaaattttacaaaattccaaaaatcgtaaaaatttgtgtagacattatttagggtataatttatcatgaaaaaatagttttctatgaaaatacatcatattttcaaagatttacacaaacttgagaacttgcaaaaactttagtgttttcttcaagttcatgtctaactattcaatggtgattattatcaaaagatagccttcaccaaggttttccaaaattattttaaaaacattttcaaaaccaatatcccaccatattccttgggcttaatgcacatgacttgtacattagctttcccaatgatgggaacacacataactatgtgttttgatgaatttaaaactcaaaagaatgcactaaatcaacatattgagttttgttcatcatcctagcatctcacttgtatctaatgtgcataaaacacatacaagtcatcttataggtctttgtgagatgtaaattttggttttaccctaatctagggatcatgcatatctttctaggcattttgagtggtaaacatccaacaaggatgttacttgatgattccacttgtttataaatgccatttgtttataccacttgttggtaaaaacacttgtccttaattttaaggagataaacataatacatgataatgttatggcatacataaaaaagaaatagctttcaaaagaaagattcctataactacatgatgtatgtatgacatgacatggtatttttgtatttttcataataaaagaatgaatgcaaaatacaaacctaaatatgatgtcatggcatatcatggacAAACAATcgtggcaagatttagcataaataaagtatacctagattacatatctaagtatctttaaccactttgctaactcaaaatataccacttgttttaacttaaaacgttaaacctagattgccctaaatgcttcaaagaaatgccaaaacctaaattgacatttctatttctcttgatttgtttatgccacttaaaaattaagcatatcctcaaatgttgacatattccatttttcctcaagagtaatcacataaatcaaggtccagattgccttaaatttctaagagaataccaaaatcccaacttggtatttctctaggttttcccaatttatgccattttaagataaaatcaaaatttcaccattaggcacattttactcttttaaggagtaaataataattccatttcattttcaaaggttaacaacaaccttgaaaatgctccttgagtgtcaatttcctctaagttgggttaactacccttctaatcggagttgacactctctaacccatctatggggtagagaagatgctcctaggaacccaacacctattggtgctccttggatgctctaggtactcactagggataacttccctagataccttcctagtgaccttgttggacttcttagaagcctttgtcactttttctaggtcaactctagggatagcctcccttgtcgccttgttagtgactttcttagacttcttagaagtcttagtcactttggttgcaaagatacttctagggatatcttcccttgtatccttgacttgacctctagacttagggtttgttccataactatatggaaccctatgataactaggcacatccttttttactttgggtttgtatcccaaacctctatggccctttgatggcttttgtacccctaaacctaggttatgctcattttgccctaataggatattttccaatatttttagggtcttttctaatttatcaagtcttgacctcaagacttgattttccctcactaagtccttagtatttgatttttcatttgatccatgagcatttttattcttgggcttgtatctattatccttagtgttcttgcccaaatgtctatctaccttcctaaccttaggttgggtagtcttggcatgtagggccacatgcttttccttaatgtcctcatgctttctattcttatggtaaattgcattaaaatgataaaaattagaactatcatgctttttaccataacgtaaaggggtaggctcaataaatgttaccttcttctttaccttggagactcccccttgactagtgcctccttgagccttgaccatcttcttccccttggggcattgacttcggtaatgccctttttgttgacacaagaagcacacaatgtgcttcttgctcttctttgttccgggggtggtctccttgggcttctccttgcccttttgtgtcatttgacccttcttcttggccgagttgggacacttgctcttgtagtgcccattttccctacactcaaaacatattatatgatttttatttttaattgaaacatttataccttcttgtgtagggatgacacttgctccttcatttgatatttcttgaattttggaggtggcaccatcttcttcttcttcacttgacccggatgtggaggcctcttcttgctccgggttcattgatctacactccccctcaatcctagaggtggaggcttcatcatcttgtacattgaacaaggagtatgctccctccttgttctcttcattgcactcccttgaaaatgaagcttcttcttggacttcttcttcggaggttgagcatctctcaacctcggagtcctcctcttggtcttgctccaaagagtcaccctctctggattcttcttgctcttgtacagtggaggggatctcttcatgaagtttggccaatttacttcataattcctttgcatcttcaaattctccaattttgcaaaggatggtgcttggcaataaattgaccaaaagcttggtcactttgtcattggcctcgcacctttggacttgctcttggctccacttgctcctcttgagaactttgccctttgagtttgttggagtcttgaagccttccataagagcaaaccattgctctatctccatcataagaaaatttttgattcttgatttccaagaatcgaagctcgtggaaatgtatggtggagccaccctcgtgtcgaatccgagcccatctcggaattccattgtagaagttgagcttttgaatttctttgactttgacaattttgcttcaacttcttcaccctctagctcttcttgttatgcttgacccttccgacgatgattccggtgaagagcggcctcgctctgataccacttgttaggaccgaaaagtagctagagggggggggggtgaatagctcttcgcgtgctcgttgctcggcgttgcttgtttcttcaaagatgcgcagcggaaaatacagaaacaaaccacacaacgctaacaaggttggtttacttggtatccacctcacaagaggtgactagtccaaggatccacacctacacacacaccctccactaataaaactctcctttatggtaactaccaagggcggagaagccctacaagactcaatacaagaagaaagggaaaggtaatgaaatacaagcttacaagcttacaatgagagcaaaaaccctaaccctagtttcttcttcttgctttgatccgcctcttgacttggaagaacctccaagagccttcaaaaactggcgatctcgagcttgagaagagctgtgaagaagctggtgaagatctgaaatgaatcggtgaagagatgccgaaggaaatgaacgcctgcggcttaaatcgacgctaacggtcgaatcccgatcgattagaatgctcccaatcgatcggggaggctttggatcgatccacggatcgatccagagcgtctctgtgctatggaaaaacgcctggatcgatccacggatcgaaccagcgcttatcgcgcgaagcagcagcgtcccaatcgatccactgatcgattgggacctctggatcgatccactgatcgatccggaggctttttgttcgctggaaaaagcctggatcgatccactgattgatccggaggcctggatcgatccactgatcgatccagaggctttctgtttactgggaaaagcctggatcgatccactgatcgatccactgatcaatccactgatcaatccactaattgattcagctcttggtttttacccaaaaccaagtcccaagcctcccaaaccaacatccggtcaaccatgacttgttggtacataaaacctagcatccggtcacccttgaccagctaggactctctcaacaagtgtccggtcaatctctttaacccacttggacttttctcttcttgtcaagtatccggttaatccctaagacctacttggacttttcttcctcgtgtcaagtatccggtcaatccctttgacctacttggattctcaccagatgtctggtcaaccttgacccctctggatttcttctgcctggcttcactcaccaggactttcccaattgcctagcttcactcattaggacttcctttctgcctagcttcattcactaggattttcccttctgcttagcttcactcactaggactttcacctggcttcactcaccaggattttcccttctgcctagcttcactcactaggacttcctttctgcctagcttcactcactaggactttcacgtggcttcactcactaggattttcccttctgcctagcttcactcactaggacttcctttctgcctagcttcactcactaggacttccttactgcctaacatcccagttaggacttcccagtcaagtatccggtcaactttgacctacttgcctctttttcatccaacctgatca is drawn from Zingiber officinale cultivar Zhangliang chromosome 1B, Zo_v1.1, whole genome shotgun sequence and contains these coding sequences:
- the LOC122044951 gene encoding F-box protein At2g05970-like, with translation MAGGGGGDGCGDRWVDLSLDLFSLIFSKLSLPQLLRSAAVCVSWSAAAHEVRTRSRRFEFRGQGPWLMFGGGPDRDSSAATFYTLDEGREYTIPLPDAPISRRFLLGSAHGWVITYDTSLGLFQLLNPITGSQIDLPSVVSNHLDIIHDNDERSNIRTRRQFPLTESLIETPPFKAILSADPSLEDDYTVVFIHYFIPSICFTRSGYDSWFQLNDVNQFQDILFHKGKLYATTISGSVQVCVIDDARLRRGELPTFTPVTPPDPDHCHFDYLAETPRGDLLNIQRKLGRHDPTVFVEVYRLQLEEEILSRRTEQVKDLGELIIFLGDNHPLCLSASDFPHLRPNSIYFTDELTLFNRHRRSMRIEEQSISGESQSCLPFPVDVGIYSMTDHTFTSILPGDPRLKWPPPVWFKLD